The Salmo salar chromosome ssa06, Ssal_v3.1, whole genome shotgun sequence genome window below encodes:
- the ube2ia gene encoding SUMO-conjugating enzyme UBC9-B isoform X2, with protein sequence MSGIALSRLAQERKAWRKDHPFGFVAVPTKNPDGTMNLMNWECAIPGKKGTPWEGGLFKLRMLFKDDYPSSPPKFCLSILEEDKDWRPAITIKQILLGIQELLNEPNIQDPAQAEAYTIYCQNRVEYEKRVRAQAKKFSP encoded by the exons ATGTCTGGTATAGCCTTAAGTCGTCTTGCACAAGAAAGAAAGGCCTGGAGGAAAGACCATCCTTTT GGGTTTGTTGCTGTGCCAACAAAAAACCCAGATGGAACAATGAACTTGATGAATTGGGAGTGTGCCATCCCTGGAAAGAAGGGG ACCCCATGGGAGGGGGGCTTGTTTAAACTCCGAATGCTCTTCAAGGATGACTATCCTTCTTCACCTCCCAAGT TCTGTCTATCGATTTTAGAGGAGGACAAAGACTGGAGGCCAGCCATCACTATCAAACAA ATATTGTTAGGAATCCAAGAGCTCCTAAATGAACCAAATATCCAGGATCCTGCACAAGCTGAGGCGTATACAATTTACTG CCAAAACAGAGTGGAATATGAAAAAAGGGTTCGAGCACAAGCCAAAAAGTTTTCTCCATAA
- the ube2ia gene encoding SUMO-conjugating enzyme UBC9-B isoform X1 produces the protein MSGIALSRLAQERKAWRKDHPFGFVAVPTKNPDGTMNLMNWECAIPGKKGTPWEGGLFKLRMLFKDDYPSSPPKCKFEPPLFHPNVYPSGTVCLSILEEDKDWRPAITIKQILLGIQELLNEPNIQDPAQAEAYTIYCQNRVEYEKRVRAQAKKFSP, from the exons ATGTCTGGTATAGCCTTAAGTCGTCTTGCACAAGAAAGAAAGGCCTGGAGGAAAGACCATCCTTTT GGGTTTGTTGCTGTGCCAACAAAAAACCCAGATGGAACAATGAACTTGATGAATTGGGAGTGTGCCATCCCTGGAAAGAAGGGG ACCCCATGGGAGGGGGGCTTGTTTAAACTCCGAATGCTCTTCAAGGATGACTATCCTTCTTCACCTCCCAAGT GCAAATTTGAGCCCCCTTTGTTCCATCCAAATGTATATCCCTCTGGTACAGTCTGTCTATCGATTTTAGAGGAGGACAAAGACTGGAGGCCAGCCATCACTATCAAACAA ATATTGTTAGGAATCCAAGAGCTCCTAAATGAACCAAATATCCAGGATCCTGCACAAGCTGAGGCGTATACAATTTACTG CCAAAACAGAGTGGAATATGAAAAAAGGGTTCGAGCACAAGCCAAAAAGTTTTCTCCATAA